AGAAGGCCTACCTGCCCGCCGCCGAGCACGAGGCCGAGCGGGTCACGACCGTGCTGCGTGAACGGATGCCGCTGCTCGCGCCTGTGCAACCCGTGATCGCGCTGGTCGACCCCAAGCAGATCACCTTCCGCGACAAGCCCGTGCAGGTGAAGGTGCTCGACGCCCGGGTGCTGCGCCGTTGGCTGCTCAAGCTGCAGCCGGTGCTCAGCGACGACGAGATCGCCGAGGCCGTGGTGATCCTGGACAGCCCGGCCACCTGGCGGCAGCATCCCAGCCCGGCACCCGCCGACGTCATGGCCCGGTTCGCCGCGCTCGACGGCCAGGTGCGGCGGGCGCGCATCCGCCGGGTGGGTTGGTCGGTCGTCGCCTCGCTCTCGCTGTGCGGCGGCGCGGTGACCGCGGCCCTGCTGATCGAACAGGCGATGCTGGGCGGCTGACTCAGTCCAGCCGACGCCAGGTGGTCACGGCCGCGGCGATGAGAACCCCACCGGTGTACGCAATCAGGTCGATGACGTCGAAGGATGTGCCGAGCACGAAGCGCGCCGGGGGAAACACCGCGGCGATGCTGACCGGCAGACCCGTGAGCTGGAAGAGCTCAATACCCGTGCAGAACAGGATCGCGATGACGGCGACTCGCCAGCTGTTCATCCGCACGAGGATGAAGGAGGCCAACAGGAACACGAGCACCGCGTAGAGCGCGTCGCCGACGAGATCGCCCACCAAACCCACGGTCGCGTAGGTCACGACGAGTCCGGTGATGACGATCATGACCGCCGCCGCAGCCAAGGACAGGCGTCGGCGCAGGATGAGCTGCTCCCGGCTGGCCACGGTCGGCACGACCTCGAGCAGGCGATTGTCGTGCTCGTCGCCCATGCCGAAGATCGGTCTCACGCTGTCGAGGTCCGACGTGCCGATCTTGCGTCCCATAGCCAAACCGTATCGTGCGCAGGGGCCCGCCAGACACCGCTTCGGGTTACGAATGTGTTGCGCTCCGGTGCGAGCGACCCCGGCGGGGCCACGCGCACGGCGCCTCCGCCGGGCCCTGTCCGCTCCAGGCCGTGCGCCCCCGCGGCCGCAGCCCTTCCACGCGAAAGTAGCCTCTGGCCGGCGGTATATCCTCCGTTTCCCGCTCAGGGGCGGGCCGCATCCACAAGCGCCCTGGTGGCCGGCGCCACGGTGTCTCCGAGCCGGGCGATGGCACTCGAGTCGTCGGTGGCGACGATGAACGTGTCGATTCCGTAGCCGAGCGCCAGCTGCGCCAACCGCTCCGGTTCGGCGTCGGCGACGGCCACGTTCAGCAGGCGGCGGATGCTCGTCGGCTCACGCCCGGCCGCCCGTGCGGCGTCATCGATGCGGGCATTCCCCTCGCCGAGCAGCTCCGGCGCGGCGAGGCGCCCGAGCGAGGGCAGCCAGCCGTCGGCCGCGGTGCCGACGAGCCGCAGCATCCGCGGGCCGTAGGCGCCGAGCCAGATCGGAATCGGATGCGCCGGCGCCGGTCCCCGCTTGGCACCGCTGAGCCGGTAGAACTCGCCGTCACGGAAGATGCCGTCGCGGGCGTCGGTGTTCCAGATCTCACGGATCACCCCGATCGCCTCCGCCAGGGCCGACACCGCCTCGCCGGGGCTGCGCCGGTCGGCACCCATGGCCACGATGGCGTCCCAGAACCCGCCGGTGCCCAGACCCATGGCCACCCGGCCGCCGGTGAGCAGGTCGAGCGACGCTGCCGCCCGCGCGAGCACCGCGGGCGGCCGGAGCGGAAGATTGTGCACATCCCCGGCCAGGTGCACGCGTTCGGTGCGGGCGCCGACCCAGCTCAGCAGGGTCCAGGTGTCGAGAAACCGGGGCTGGTACGGATGGTCCTGGAACGTGACGAGGTCGAGCCCGGCCCGCTCGGCGGCCACGGCCAGCGCCACCGTGCCGACCGGGTCGGCCGCGGCCGGCGTGATGAAGGTACCGAAACTCAACGTTTGTCCGTGGTCGCCGCCCATGGCATTCTCCCTGTCCGCAACGGTCCGGCCCCCACGCAGCCGGGCGGTCGTCTCTGCACAACCGTGGACACGACGGTAGAACCATCCGCCGGCATCGGCACCCCCTGGCGCACCCCTCGACCATGTCGGCGGCCGCTGCTACCGTGCTGGCATGAGCAACACCGACTCCTCCAGCTCCGACGCGCCCGTGGTCGGCTGCGTCTTCGTCGGCACCAGTCTCGACGGATTCATCGCCCGTGAGAACGGTGATTTCGACTGGCTCACCGCCGCCGGCGACGCCCTGGGCGAGACCGGCTACGACGAATTCTTCGCCGGGGTCGACGCCATGGTGGTGGGCCGCGCCACCTTCGACACCGTGCGCGGTTTTCCCGATTGGCCCTACGCCGGCAAGCGGGTGTTGGTGCTCAGCCGCACCCTGTTGCGCCGGGTCGATGCCGAGCAGGAGCCCGACACGACCGTGCACGCCACCCTCGCCGAGGTGATCTCGACGTTGCAGCAAGAGGGGCGCCGCCGGGTCTACGTCGACGGTGGCCGCACCATTCAGAGCTTCCTGCGCGCGGGCCTGATCCGCGAGATCACCATCACCCGGGCACCCGTGTTGCTCGGGTCGGGTATCCCGCTGTTCGGCCCCCTGGGCACCGATGTGCACCTGCACCACGTGGGAAGCCGGGACCTCGGCGCAGGTTTCACGCAGTCCACCTACGAGGTGCTCCCGCCCGACTAGCGCGCGACCCGGTCACGACCGCCGCCTGGTGCGCTGGTTGAGCCTGTCGAAACCCGGTGAGGTGCGTCGAGAGCTCGGTTCGAGGGTCCGTGGCGCGGCTCAGCGAAGATGGCCTTCGTCGCCGCGCTGGCCCGTGCTGCAGCTGTGGCAGCGCAAGCGCCCCGCACAGCGTCCTAGTACCCGCGATAGCTGAGGCCCACCAGCGCCAGCACAACGACGACGGCTCCCGTCACGAGGAGCAGGTTCACCAGCCACACCCACAACGGAGCGGACCCGAGTCCGGCATGGCGGCGCAGCACCACGGTGCGGGCGATGAGGTACACCGGCGCGCCGAGCAACGACCAGGCCCAGTGCGCCACCGTGCGATGCCGCCAGATGCGCAGCCGCAACACGTCCCGCTGCGCCGCCGCCAGCGTGAGCAGGTATGGCAGCAGCAATGCCCCGAGCTGCCACCACCAGGCCCGCGGTGCGGTCAAGGCCACGACCAGCGCCGCATACCCGGCCACCACCGAGATCCAGGGCATGAACGCGATCACCCACACGGATGCGCTGCTCCAGCGGCTCGGGATGTCCACGTAACGGTCGGCGGGGTGGTCGCGGCCGGCCGGCTGCAGGGACACCGTGTGTTCGAAACTGTCCTGGGCCGGCTCCGACTCCCGGTCCCAGCCGTAGCTGGTGATCGGGGCGATCCGCGGCACCGGCGGCGGCAGCGCCCGCGTCGCATCCGCCTGCTCGTCCAGCAGACGACGCTCCCGCCGGGTCAGCGGGCGGTCAGGGGCCTGGGCGGCGTCCGGGGTGCCGGGTGGTGTGTCAGAGGTGCCCGGCTGCGCGTCTGCGACAGGGGACGCATCCGGGGCGCCGGGCCGGGCGGCCGGGTCGGGGGACACATCCGGGGAGCCGGGCTGCGCGTCAGCGTCGCCGATGTCGCGCCCGGGCGGCCGCTGCCGGTCGGTGTCGGTCGCCGGCCGGGCGTCGGGCTCCGGCCGGTGTTCGACCATGGGCGCGCAGTGCTCGGTCCAGTCCAGCCCGCTCCACCAACGCAATTGGACGTCGTCGCCAGGGTCGACGTACCAGCCGGCCGGGGCCACGTATCCCGGATGCTCGTCCACGTGATCCCCCGATCGGGCATCTGCCCACCACTTCAGAGTGGCCGCCGTGAGCGCCGGGGCGCTCACCCCAGTGTGGGGCGTGGCAAATCAACAGGTGATGGTCTGAATGCCCGCGAACTCAGGCGCCGCGCTGAGGCCCTCCTCCACGATCAGGAACGGGACCTCCGCTTGTGCGGCCACCTGCCTGGTGGTCGTGCGGGTGGACGCCCCGTCGGGGGTGTCGGAGAAGCCCACGGTCACGGTCGCGACGGGGCAGTTCGTCTGGGTCGTGACCGACCAGACCCAGCAGCCGAACTCCGAGGTGCAGTTCGCCATCAGGGTGGCGTCGTCCACCACCGGCAGAACGGATGCCTGCACCAGCAGGTCGGTGTTGGTAGATGCCTCTCCCGGCGGTGGAACCAGCACCTGGGTGATGCCGGGGGAGAGTTGGTTGCTCAGCAGCATCGCCAGGTACGCGCCCACCACGAGCACCCCCAGAACCGTGAGGAACACCCGCCACGGCGTGCGGGAACGCCGGGGCACAGGGCGCCAGGGGCCGCCCGTGGCTCCGGACGGAGCCGGGGGAGCCCAGTCTCGCGGTCCGCCGGGCCGGCCGTTCTGTGCCCCGGCCGCCGGCGATCGGGGGTCCGGTGGCCGGGTAGTCTGCGCGCGGCCGCCGTCGGCCCGGCCGCCCGGCTGCGGGGCGGCGTGCGGCGGGGGAGGCCAGTCACGTGGTGGGCCCGTCTGACTCGCGTATGTCCAGGATGCGGCGTCCCGGGCCCGAACGTAGTCGGCGAAGGTGAGCGTCTGCGGTGTCGAGGTGCCGGACCGGGGGCGCCCGCCCGACGGTGGCGGCCGGGTCGCGCCCGGTGCCGGCCGGGTCCCGCCTGGCGCTGCGGGTCGTGTCCCGTCGGGCGGCGTCGGTGGTGCGCCCGGCGGCGTGGGCCGCGTCGCGCCGGACGGCGCCGCCGAGCCGGGCGACGGCGTGCTGCTGCCGGCGTGCCGCCCCGGACCGGCCGGACGCCGTGCTTCCTCCGCTGCCGCCGCAGTCAACCTGTTGTGCAGCACATCCCGGGCGTCGCACGCCCGGATGAACTCCGCGCTCGCGGCAGCCTGCTCGGCGGCCGACGCCCCCGCGAACCGGTCCGGGTGGCAGAGGCGCGCCCGCGCCCGAAAGGCCCGGTCCACCTCCTGCCGCGAAGCCGCCATGCCCACAGTGAGCACGGCCGAGGCGGCGGTCGGCGACATCGGTACCCGCGCCATCAGCGCTCTCCGGTCGAACGCAGGTATCGCGCGTAGTGGGCCCGGTCCGACGCGGCCTTCAGCTGTTCGGCCGTGTCCCGGATGCTGGTCACCAGGGCGGCCTCGATCTGCCGTACCCGGGCGCGGGCCTGCCAGGTCTTGATTCCCACGGTGATCAGGGCGGCCAGGTGAAGCAGGATGCGCCAGCTCGGCTGAGTGCCCTCGACTATCCCGAAGACGGTGTAGCCGGCGAAGAGCACACAGAGCACCACACCGGCGTACAGGTTCCAGCGCGCTCGGCGCAGGGAGGGGCGCGCCATCCGCCGCCAGGCCGCATCGTTGCGGCTCCAGAATGTCCAGCGCGGGGGCGAGTGCGGGCAGCCCGGTACGGGCACCCAGCCCGGCGGCGGCTGCCAGCCCAGGTGGGTGTTCACCCACTCGAGGGTGGGTGTGGGCCAGCCGGGTGGACCGTGAAAGACCAGCGGCAGGTGCTCGGCAGCGGTCTGCGCAATGGGCGTGGTCGACACCCGCCGAGGCTAGTGGCGCGTGCCAAGCCGCGCCAGAACCCCGTCCGGGGCGGCACCGCGTCTCGTTCTGAGGAGATAGTGGATTTGAGAGGACGCGATCGTTTCGGGCGTATTCGGCGGGTGCCGGCTCAGGGCACCAGGTTGCTGAGCGCGAGAATCCCGTAGGCCATCACCAGCGGGGCGATCTGCACGAGAAACACGCCCGCGCCGAGCAACAAGCCCAGCAGCGCGAACGCCGTGCCGCGCAGCGTCTTGTCGCGTCGCAGCTCCCGCCGCGCGGCACCGGCGATGAGCACCGCGATACCGCCGAGGAGCATGTTGAACGGCGCCGGCAGGAACACCGCGATCAGCCCGACCGGGAACGCGAGGACCGCCTTGCCTGAGTAGCGGGGCACGGAAGCTCCGGCTGACGTTGCGGTGCTGTCCTGGACGGTCATGGTGCCCAATCTACGACCTCTTGCGGGTCGGCGTTGCGGGCTTCGACGAGCTCGACGGTCGATGCCCGCGTCCATTCACTACGAGGTCAGGCGGCCCACGTAAGGAACCAGGCCGTCATCAGCCACGGCAGCAATTGGAACAGAACGACCCCCGCTCCGAGCAGGAAGCCCAGCAGCGACAACCTCGCACCGCGCAGGGTGTCGTCCCGTTTCAGCTCGCGTCGGGACAGTATCGCCACGACGATCGCGAACACTGCGACGATCGTCCCGAACGGCGCCGGAACGAAGACGGCGAGCAGCCCCGCCGGCAACGCCAGCACGGCCTTGCCCGAGTATCGGGGCGCGACCCCGGCCGGGGTCGTTACGGGGGTGATCTCAACGGCCATGGTGCTGACGCTAGCGCCCCGGCGCCGTCAGCACCAGCACTGGGCGCGCCCGCCGTTGAGGTGGAGACTTTCGCCACACGCCGGTACCGCGGGCGGCGGATGCGGCGATTCGCGGGAATCTGAGCCTTTGCAACCGCTCCGCTCGAGCGACTGCGGCACTAGAGCATTGACACGCAAGTCATAACTTGCCTATCGTGGGCACCGTGGCTGACATCTTCAAGGCGCTGGCGGACCCCACCCGCCGCATCATCCTCGACGAGCTGACCGCCCGAAACGGCCAGACGCTTTTCGAGCTGTGCTCACGCCTGCTGACCAACCACGGGCTGGCGTCATCCCGGCAGGCGATTTCGCAGCACCTCGACGTGCTCGAGGGCGCTGGTCTCGTCGAAACCCGGCGGGAGGGCCGCTACCGGTACCTCTACATCCAGACCGGGCCGCTCGAATCGATGGCGGACCGGTGGCTGCCGGCAGAGGCCGCCCCGGACGATGCGAGAGCCGACACCGAATTGAGAGAGGAAACGACATGAGAATCCAGATGGCGAGTGTGTTCGTCGACGACCAGGCGAAGGCGCAGCAGTTCTATACCGAGGTACTCGGGTTCACCACGAAGAACGACATCCCCCTGGGGGATGACCGCTGGCTCACGGTGGTGTCGCCGGAGAACCCCGACGGCACCGAGCTGCTGCTCGAACCCAGCGGGCACCCCGCGGTGAAGCCGTTCACCGAAGCGCTCGTGGCCGACGGCATCCCGTTCACCCAATTCACGGTCGACGATGTCGCCGCCGAATACGAACGGATGCTGGCGCTGGGGGTGCGCTTCACCCAGCCGCCGACCGTGATGGGTCCGGTGACCACCGCGGTGTTCGACGACACCTGCGGCAACCTGATCCAGCTGGTCAGCCCCGTCTGAGGCCGAAGCGCGGCCGACCCGGACGGTCTGCGCGCGTGGACGCATCCGTCGGCGGCCGCGCCCGGCGCGGCACCCGGCGGCGGCGCCAGGCCGAGACGCCGGCCGGGCTACAGCCAGCGGCGCTGCTTGAAGATGCCCCAGAGCCCGAACCCCATCAGCGCCATCGCGGCCACGGCCAGCGGGTAGCCGTACTGCCAGTGCAGCTCGGGCATGGTGTCGAAGTTCATCCCGTAGATCGTGCCCACCAGGGTGGGGGCGAACAAGATCGCCGCCCACGCGGAGATCTTCTTCACCTCCTCGTTCTGCGCCAAACTCACTTCGGTGAGCCGTCGGGTTTCTTCGTTCTGGGCCAGGCCGGCCTCGGAGATCCGGCGCATCTCGTCGTTCTGCTGCTGGGTCACCAGGGTGGCGTGCACGGTGAGGGCGTTCTCCAGCAAGGCCCGGAATGAGTCGGCCTGCTCGGTGACCCGCAGCACGTGGTCGAGCACGTCGCGGAATGAGCGCTGCAGTTCCACGTCCACCTGATACTTCTCCGAGCCGCGCAGCAGCCCCTCGAGCATGCCGCGCAGGGGCCGGGTGGCGCGCTGGAACGCGATGACCTCACTGAGCAGCTCGTAGATGCGCCGGGACACCGAGGGGTCTCCGCCGAAGAGCTGGTCCTCGATCTCGTCGATGTCGTTCTCCAGGCCGGCGATCACCGGCCCGTAGCCATCCACGACCTCGTCGAGCACGGCGTGCAGCACGGCTTCGGGTCCACGGGCCAGCAGTGCCGGGTTTGACTCCATCCGCCGGCGCACGTTCGCCAAGTCGGGGTTCTCGGCGTGCCGCACGGTCACCACGAAGCCCGGGCCGATGAAGACGTGCACCTCGCCGAACTCCACGGTCTCCTCGGCGTCGAGGTACCAGGCCGGCCGCAGCACCACGAACAACGTCTCACCGAAGCGCTCGAGCTTGGCCCGCTGGTGGCCTGTCAGAGCGTCTTCCACGGCCAGCGGATGCAACGAGAACTCGTCGGCAACGCTGCGGATCTCGCTTGCATCCGGGCGGTACAGGCCGATCCATGCCATGCCGGCATGCGCATGTAACTGCGCGTACGTCTCGTCGAGGCTGTGCGGGCTCGCGGTGCGTCGCCCGGTCACGTAGATGCCGTTGTCGATGAGTGCCATGGTCGTACTCCGTCGGTCGGTCGACGAGAGCGCGCAAGCAAGCCGGGGGAGGAACCGCGCGTCAGAGATCGACGGACGGAGAGCCACCCCGCACAGGGAGGTTCAGGAGGCGCACCATCTCAGCGCGGGCCGCTCCCGACGAATCAGAGAGACAGGACGAAGACGACACCCGCAGCGGAGATGGAGCGCGGACTATCACCAGCCATGGCCGCTCACCCGCCTTCGATCGAAGTGTGTCGTGGCCCTGCCTGGGCCTCGAATACCGTACCACCCGAAAATGACGGATGCGTCGCGCTTCACCGCACCTCGTATGGCTGGATGCGCCCCCTATAGCGGGCGCTATCGCCGGGAGGTGGTGCGGTGAGCATCCGCGGGGCTTCGCTGCACAGGGGGTGCACCGGCCAGCCTCGCACGATCCCTTCACAGAGGCGACCCATCCGCTGGTCGAGCCTGCCGAGACCTCGCGACCCGCTAGACCGGCGCAACCACGTTGTGCCGGCCGATGGGCAGCATCATCGGGCGGCCCGACGTCGGGTCCTCGAGCACCCGGCTCGAAAGCCCGAACACCGCCTGCACGGTCTCCTCGGTGAGCACCTCGTGCGGGGTGCCGACGGCGTGCACGCGGCCATCCGCCAGGGCGATGAGGTGGTCGGCGTACCGGGCGGCGAGGTTGAGGTCGTGCAGCACCATCACGATGGTGGTGCCGCGGGCCTGATTGAGGTCGGTGAGCAGGTCGAGCACCTCGATCTGGTGGCTCACGTCGAGGAACGTCGTGGGCTCGTCAAGCAGCAGCAAGTCGGTCTGCTGGGCCAGCGCCATGGCGATCCACACCCGCTGGCGTTGCCCGCCGGAGAGCTCGTCCACGGCCCGGTCCGCCAGCACTGCGATCGAGGTGGCGTCGAGCGCCGCCGCGACGGCCTCGTCGTCCGCAGCGCTCCAGCGGGAGAACATGCGCTGGTGGGGGTTGCGGCCGCGGCCCACGAGGTCGGCGACCGTGATGCCCTCCGGCGCGATCGGCGATTGTGGCAGCAGCCCCAGCGTGCGGGCCAACTCCTTGGCGGGCATCCGGTGCACCTGCTTGCCGTCGAGCAGCACCTGGCCGGCCCGAGGCGGCAGCAGCCGCGACATCGAGCGCAGCAGGGTGGACTTGCCGCAGGCGTTGGCGCCCACGATCGCGGTGATGCGCCCGGCCGGCACGACCAGGTCGAGGCCCTCGATCACGGTGCGGTCGCCGTAGCCGAGGGTGAGGTTCTCCACCGCCAGGGTATGAATGACTGTCACAGGGAGCCTCCGGCGCGGTTGGTGCGGATGATGAGGTAGATCAGGTACGGCGCCCCGAGCACGCCGGTGACGACGCCGACGGGAAACCGGGTGCCGAACGCGTACTGGCCGGCGAAGTCGCCCACCAGCACGAGCAGCGCGCCCACGAGCGCGGCCGGCACGAGCAGCGAGACGCCGGGGCCCACGATGCGGGAGGCGATGGGCCCGGCCAGGAAGGCGACGAACGCGATGGGCCCGGCTGCGGCGGTGGCGAACGCGATGAGCCCCACGGCAGCGATGATCATGATCACCCGGGAGCGTTCCACGCGCACGCCCAGGGCGGATGCGGTGTCGTCGCCGAGCTGGCTCATCGACAGGTTGCGGGACTGCCCGAGCAGCACCGGCGCGAGCACCAGCAGGGCCACGAACACCGGCAGGGTCTGCGTCCAGCTGCTGCCGTTCAGGCTGCCGGTGAGCCAGCGCATGGCCACCTGCAGGTCCCATTCGGCGGCCTGGGAGAGCACGTACGCGGTCATGCTGTCGAGCATCGCGGCCACACCGATGCCGATCAGGATCAACCGGGTGCCGGCCACACCGCCCTTGTACGCCAGAGCGTAGATGGCCAGCGCCACGACGAGGCCCGAGACGATGGCGACGATGGAGACCGCGGTGGACCCGTAGCCCAGCACGATGATCGAGAACGCGGCGGCGGCACTGGCGCCGGAGCTGATGCCGATGATGTCGGGGCTGGCCAGGGGGTTGCGCAGCATGGTCTGGAAGGTCACGCCGCCCAGGCCGAAGCACAGCCCGGCGAGCACGGCGAGCGTGGCGCGGGGCAGCCGCAGCCGGCCCACCGTGAAACCGGCGCCGGGCACGTCCTGGCCGAACACCACGCGCAACACATCGGCGGGGGAGTAGTTGGTCTGGCCGACCATCAGGCTCACGAGGTAGCCGGCCACGATGAGCAGCGCCAGCACGGTGATCACGGTGCGGCGACGGATGCGGCGGCGCGCTCGGCTCTCGGCCACGGCCTGCGCGGTCGACCCGGTCGGGTGGGTCGCAAGGAGGCTCACAGTTCACGCACCTTGCGGCGGCGCACGATGTAGATGAACACGGGGGCTCCGATCAGCGCGGTGAGGATTCCCACGTCGATCTCCGCGGGTCGGGCGATGATGCGGCCGATCACGTCGGCGCCGGTGAGGAGGGCGGCGCCGAGCACGGCGGAGAACGGCAGCAGCCACCGGTGGTCTACGCCGACGAGCAGCCGGCAGGCGTGCGGAACGACGAGGCCGACGAAGCCGATCGGCCCGGCCACGGCCGTGACCGCGCCGCAGAGCACGACGGCGCCGATCGCCGCGGCGCCGCGGGCCACGGCCACCCGTTCGCCCAGGCCCGCGGCGAGATCGTCACCGAGCGCCAGCGCGTTGAGCGCCCGGGCGGAGAGGAAACTGAGCACGAAACCCACGATCAGGAACGGCGCGACCACGCGGATGTTCTCCATCGTCGCCCCGCCGACGCCGCCGATCTGCCAGGAGCGCACGCTGCCGGCGATGTCGTTGCGGGGCAGCACCACGGCGGTGACGAACGAGGCCAGTGCCGCCGAGGTCGCGGCCCCGGCCAGGGCGAGCTTCAAAGGGGTGGAGCCGCCGCGACCCAACGACCCGATCGTGTAGACGAACAGGGCGGTGGCGCCGGCGCCCACGATGGCCACCCAGATCATCGAGGTGGCGCTGCTGAGTCCGAAGTAGGCCATGCCGCTCACCACGGCGAGGGCCGCGCCCACGTTCACGCCCAGGATGCCCGGGTCGGCCAACGGGTTGCGGGTCACCCCCTGCATCACCGCGCCCGACATGCCCAGGGCAGCCCCGGCCACCACGGCCAACAGTGTGCGGGGGATGCGGGTGGCGACGGCGGCGCGGTCGAAGCCATCCGCTGCCCCGCCGAGCGCCGCAAAGATGTCATCCCAGCCGACCTCGCGGGAGCCGATGGTGATCGAGACCAGCATCAGGAGGGTGAGCACCCCGAGCGCGGCGAGCAGCCACAACGACCGCAGCCGCTTCGGGCGTCGCACACGGGCGACGCTCGAAGCGGCTGATGAAACAGGGGAAAGAAGGGTCACTTCGCGTTGTCGGCCGCAGCGGCGAGCAGCGCCGCGTAGTCGTCGAGGATGTACGAGATCGACAGCGGGGTGGGGTTCGCGGCGGTGCCCATGGGGCCGTCGCCGGAGAGGTTGACGATGGACTTGTTGGCCACCGCGGGGATCTGCGACAGCAGCGGGTCACCCTCGAGGGTGGCGACCAGGTCGGCGCCGCCGTAGGTGACGATCACGTCGACGTCGTTGAACGCATCCGCCTGTTCAGCGCTCTGGGTGAGGGAGTACTGGTCGGTGGTGGCGGAGGCCGTGATGATGCTCGGCGCACTGACCATACCGAGGTCGTCGAAGAACATGGTGCGGGTGTCGTGCGTCGTGTAGAAGCTGACCTCGCTGAGGTCGGCCTCGTCGACGTGGGTGAGGAACATCACGGTCTTGCCCTCGAGCGACGGGTACTTCGCTGCGGTGTCGGCGATCTCGGTCTCGAGTTCGGCGATGAGGTCGTCGCCCTCGGCGACCATGCCCAGGCCGGCGGCGTTCTGCTTGATCATGTCGCGCCAGGAGGTGCCCCAGGCGTTCTCCGGGTAGGCCACGACGGGCGCGATGGCGCTGAGGGTGTCGTAGTCCTCCTGGGTGAGACCGGAGTACGCGGCGAGGATCACGTCGGGATTGGTGTCGGCCACGGCTTCGAAGTCGATGCCGTCGGTCTCGTCGAACAGCACCGGGGTCTCGGCGTCGAGCTCGTCGAGCTTGGCCTTCACCCAGGGCAGCATTCCGTCGTCGTCATCGTCGCCCCAGGTGGCGGCGGCCATGCCCACGGGCACGACGCCGAGCGCCAGCGGCACCTCCTGGTTGGCCCAGTTGACGGTGGCCACGCGCTCGGGCTTGGCGTCGATCACGGTCTCGCCGAAGGCGTGTTCGATGGTGATCGGGGTGAAATCGCCGGATGCGGCGGCGGAGTCGGTGTCGGCCGCGGGGGACGAGCAGGCGGCGAGGCCCAGGGTGAGAACGGCGGCGGCCGAGAAGGCTAGAAGTGCGGATGCGCGGGGCATGGTTTTCCTCGTGATCGTGGTGCAGGGGGTCAGGGAGTGGACCGACGGCGCTGTGATGCCGCGCCCCGCCGTCGCGCGCAGGGGTCCAGCCCGGCGCATCCGTAAGGGTTGCCTAACCTTACCAGCACGCCGCGGCCCCTCCGCAAGTCACGGCGCGCTCCGAGCGTGGGCGCACGTCCCGAGCACGTATCGTCAGGGATATGAACCGAACTGACCGCCTGTACGGCATCGTTGAGGAACTCCGCGCAATCGCTCCGCGCCCTCGCAGCACGACCTGGCTGGCCGACCGGTTCGAGGTGAGTCGGCGCACCGTTGAGCGCGATATCAGTGCGCTCCAGCAAACCGGGGCACCGATCTGGGCGCAACCCGGTCGAACCGGCGGGTACTGCCTCGACCCCTCGATGACCCTGCCGCCGGTGAACTTCAGCGCCGACGAGGCGGTGGCCGTCGCGGTCGCCCTGCGCAGCGTCGAGGGGACGCCGTTCCACGGCGCCGGCCGAACGGCCCTGCGCAAGCTGCTCGCGGCCATGGCTACGGGCGACGCGGGCGACGCGGACGATCTCGCGGGCCGGGTCCATTTCATCGGGCACAGCCCCGAGCCGCCGCCGATCCCATCGGTGCTGACGCAGGCCGTCTCCGAACGGCGTGTTCTCCGACTCCGGTACACCGACCGTGACGGGCGCAGCACGCTGCGGGATGTCGAGCCCCTGGGATACGTCGGGTCCACTACGGCCTGGTACCTGCTCGGATGGTGCCGGCTGCGCGGCGGCATCCGCGCGTTCAAGCTCGACAGGGTGGATCAGGTGACGGCCACCGCCGAGCGAGTGCCTCGACGC
This is a stretch of genomic DNA from Cryobacterium soli. It encodes these proteins:
- a CDS encoding nuclease-related domain-containing protein encodes the protein MTLHPPAMRNRIAAQLVIEHLLSRQTAVPPRTPVARLFGKSPLCPESVSWYLGAQGEITVGKVLATLPPDWTAFHAVPIGKNDTDIDHILVGPGGIFTINTKHHCGKHIWVGARTVMVSGHKKAYLPAAEHEAERVTTVLRERMPLLAPVQPVIALVDPKQITFRDKPVQVKVLDARVLRRWLLKLQPVLSDDEIAEAVVILDSPATWRQHPSPAPADVMARFAALDGQVRRARIRRVGWSVVASLSLCGGAVTAALLIEQAMLGG
- a CDS encoding DUF2809 domain-containing protein, which translates into the protein MGRKIGTSDLDSVRPIFGMGDEHDNRLLEVVPTVASREQLILRRRLSLAAAAVMIVITGLVVTYATVGLVGDLVGDALYAVLVFLLASFILVRMNSWRVAVIAILFCTGIELFQLTGLPVSIAAVFPPARFVLGTSFDVIDLIAYTGGVLIAAAVTTWRRLD
- a CDS encoding LLM class flavin-dependent oxidoreductase translates to MGGDHGQTLSFGTFITPAAADPVGTVALAVAAERAGLDLVTFQDHPYQPRFLDTWTLLSWVGARTERVHLAGDVHNLPLRPPAVLARAAASLDLLTGGRVAMGLGTGGFWDAIVAMGADRRSPGEAVSALAEAIGVIREIWNTDARDGIFRDGEFYRLSGAKRGPAPAHPIPIWLGAYGPRMLRLVGTAADGWLPSLGRLAAPELLGEGNARIDDAARAAGREPTSIRRLLNVAVADAEPERLAQLALGYGIDTFIVATDDSSAIARLGDTVAPATRALVDAARP
- a CDS encoding dihydrofolate reductase family protein — its product is MSNTDSSSSDAPVVGCVFVGTSLDGFIARENGDFDWLTAAGDALGETGYDEFFAGVDAMVVGRATFDTVRGFPDWPYAGKRVLVLSRTLLRRVDAEQEPDTTVHATLAEVISTLQQEGRRRVYVDGGRTIQSFLRAGLIREITITRAPVLLGSGIPLFGPLGTDVHLHHVGSRDLGAGFTQSTYEVLPPD
- a CDS encoding DUF2510 domain-containing protein, which encodes MDEHPGYVAPAGWYVDPGDDVQLRWWSGLDWTEHCAPMVEHRPEPDARPATDTDRQRPPGRDIGDADAQPGSPDVSPDPAARPGAPDASPVADAQPGTSDTPPGTPDAAQAPDRPLTRRERRLLDEQADATRALPPPVPRIAPITSYGWDRESEPAQDSFEHTVSLQPAGRDHPADRYVDIPSRWSSASVWVIAFMPWISVVAGYAALVVALTAPRAWWWQLGALLLPYLLTLAAAQRDVLRLRIWRHRTVAHWAWSLLGAPVYLIARTVVLRRHAGLGSAPLWVWLVNLLLVTGAVVVVLALVGLSYRGY
- a CDS encoding ArsR/SmtB family transcription factor; the encoded protein is MADIFKALADPTRRIILDELTARNGQTLFELCSRLLTNHGLASSRQAISQHLDVLEGAGLVETRREGRYRYLYIQTGPLESMADRWLPAEAAPDDARADTELREETT
- a CDS encoding VOC family protein, producing the protein MRIQMASVFVDDQAKAQQFYTEVLGFTTKNDIPLGDDRWLTVVSPENPDGTELLLEPSGHPAVKPFTEALVADGIPFTQFTVDDVAAEYERMLALGVRFTQPPTVMGPVTTAVFDDTCGNLIQLVSPV
- a CDS encoding magnesium and cobalt transport protein CorA; the protein is MALIDNGIYVTGRRTASPHSLDETYAQLHAHAGMAWIGLYRPDASEIRSVADEFSLHPLAVEDALTGHQRAKLERFGETLFVVLRPAWYLDAEETVEFGEVHVFIGPGFVVTVRHAENPDLANVRRRMESNPALLARGPEAVLHAVLDEVVDGYGPVIAGLENDIDEIEDQLFGGDPSVSRRIYELLSEVIAFQRATRPLRGMLEGLLRGSEKYQVDVELQRSFRDVLDHVLRVTEQADSFRALLENALTVHATLVTQQQNDEMRRISEAGLAQNEETRRLTEVSLAQNEEVKKISAWAAILFAPTLVGTIYGMNFDTMPELHWQYGYPLAVAAMALMGFGLWGIFKQRRWL